In a single window of the Streptomyces sp. HUAS ZL42 genome:
- a CDS encoding ferrochelatase, whose product MPDALDATPYDALLLLSFGGPEGPDDVVPFLENVTRGRGIPKERLKEVGQHYFLFGGVSPINDQNRALLDALRKDFADHGLDLPVYWGNRNWAPYLTDVLREMVTDGRRRFLVLATSAYASYSGCRQYRENLADSLATLQAEGLELPKIDKLRHYFNHPGFLEPMIDGVLESLADLPENVRDGAHLAFTTHSVPISAADSSGPVEDHGDGGAYVRQHLDVAQLIADAVRERTGVDRPWQLVYQSRSGAPHIPWLEPDICDHLEERHAAGVPAVVMAPIGFVSDHMEVLYDLDTEARAKAEELGLPVRRSATVGADPRFAAAIRELVLERAAAESGREVAPCALGALGASHDLCPVGCCPSRAPRPAAAGADSPYA is encoded by the coding sequence ATGCCAGACGCGCTCGATGCCACCCCCTACGACGCCCTGCTCCTGCTCTCCTTCGGCGGCCCGGAAGGCCCGGACGACGTGGTCCCGTTCCTGGAGAACGTGACGCGAGGGCGCGGCATCCCCAAGGAACGGCTGAAGGAAGTCGGACAGCACTACTTCCTGTTCGGCGGTGTCAGCCCCATCAACGACCAGAACCGCGCCCTGCTGGACGCCCTCCGCAAGGACTTCGCCGACCACGGCCTGGATCTGCCGGTCTACTGGGGCAACCGCAACTGGGCGCCGTACCTGACCGACGTCCTGCGCGAGATGGTCACCGACGGCCGCCGCCGCTTCCTCGTCCTCGCCACCAGCGCCTACGCCTCCTACTCGGGCTGCCGCCAGTACCGCGAGAACCTCGCCGACTCGCTCGCGACGCTGCAGGCCGAAGGTCTCGAGCTGCCGAAGATCGACAAGCTGCGGCACTACTTCAACCACCCCGGCTTCCTCGAGCCCATGATCGACGGGGTGCTCGAGTCCCTCGCCGACCTCCCCGAGAACGTCCGGGACGGCGCACACCTCGCGTTCACGACCCACTCCGTCCCGATCTCCGCGGCCGACAGCTCCGGTCCCGTCGAGGACCACGGCGACGGCGGGGCGTACGTCAGACAGCACCTGGACGTCGCGCAGCTGATCGCCGACGCCGTCCGCGAGCGCACCGGAGTCGACCGCCCCTGGCAGCTCGTCTACCAGTCCCGCTCCGGCGCCCCGCACATCCCGTGGCTGGAGCCCGACATCTGCGACCACCTGGAGGAGCGGCACGCCGCCGGAGTCCCGGCCGTCGTGATGGCCCCCATCGGCTTCGTCTCCGACCACATGGAGGTCCTCTACGACCTCGACACCGAGGCCAGGGCCAAGGCCGAGGAGCTGGGCCTGCCCGTGCGCCGCTCCGCCACCGTGGGCGCCGACCCGCGGTTCGCCGCCGCGATCCGCGAACTGGTCCTCGAACGAGCCGCGGCCGAGAGCGGACGGGAGGTCGCGCCCTGTGCGCTGGGCGCCCTGGGCGCGAGTCACGACCTCTGCCCGGTCGGCTGCTGCCCGTCCCGCGCACCCCGGCCCGCCGCCGCGGGCGCCGACAGCCCCTACGCGTGA
- a CDS encoding MFS transporter, which produces MPSPYRALFAAPGSKGFSAAGFLGRMPLSMMGIGVVTMISQLTGRYGLAGALSATIALAAAVVGPQISRLVDQHGQRRVLRPATLVALSAAAGLLLAAHFGWPDWVLYVCAAGIGSVPSLGAMIRARWAALYRGTPQLHTAYSFESVVDEVCFIFGPIISIGLSTAWFPEAGPLLAACFLAVGVFWLTAQRATEPEPHPREHRGGGSALRSPGLQVLVATFVATGAIFGAVDVVTVAFADERGHKGAASVVLALYAAGSCVAGVVFGLMHFKGAPERRWLLGVFMMAVSMIPLLLVGNLPFLAVALFVAGLFIAPTMITTMSLIEEHVPRAQLTEGMTWVSTGLAVGVALGSSMAGWVIDAAGARTGYGVPAVSGAVAVAVGFLGYRRLSRPVPRRGGTLEQHNEREERHVA; this is translated from the coding sequence GTGCCGAGCCCCTACCGCGCCCTGTTCGCCGCCCCCGGCTCCAAGGGCTTCTCCGCCGCGGGGTTCCTCGGCCGGATGCCGTTGTCGATGATGGGCATCGGCGTGGTCACGATGATTTCCCAGCTGACCGGACGCTATGGGCTCGCGGGCGCACTCTCGGCGACCATCGCACTGGCCGCCGCGGTGGTCGGACCACAGATCTCCCGGCTGGTGGACCAGCACGGGCAGCGCAGGGTGCTGCGGCCGGCGACGCTCGTCGCGCTGTCCGCGGCGGCCGGGCTGCTGCTCGCCGCGCACTTCGGCTGGCCGGACTGGGTGCTGTACGTGTGCGCCGCCGGCATCGGTTCCGTCCCGAGCCTCGGCGCGATGATCCGCGCGCGCTGGGCCGCCCTGTACCGGGGGACCCCGCAGCTGCACACCGCGTACTCATTCGAGTCGGTCGTGGACGAGGTCTGCTTCATCTTCGGGCCGATCATCTCCATCGGCCTGTCGACGGCCTGGTTCCCGGAGGCGGGGCCGCTGCTGGCCGCCTGCTTCCTGGCCGTCGGCGTCTTCTGGCTGACCGCCCAGCGGGCCACCGAGCCGGAGCCGCACCCGCGCGAGCACCGGGGCGGGGGCAGTGCGCTGCGCTCGCCGGGGCTGCAGGTTCTGGTGGCCACGTTCGTGGCGACCGGAGCAATCTTCGGGGCGGTCGACGTGGTCACCGTCGCCTTCGCCGACGAGCGCGGCCACAAGGGCGCCGCCAGTGTCGTCCTGGCGCTGTACGCGGCGGGCTCCTGCGTGGCAGGCGTCGTGTTCGGGCTGATGCACTTCAAGGGGGCACCCGAACGTCGCTGGCTGCTGGGCGTCTTCATGATGGCCGTGAGTATGATCCCCCTCCTACTGGTCGGAAACTTGCCGTTTCTGGCCGTGGCGCTGTTCGTTGCGGGCCTGTTCATCGCACCCACGATGATCACCACGATGTCCCTCATCGAAGAGCACGTACCACGCGCACAATTGACCGAGGGCATGACCTGGGTGAGCACCGGGCTCGCGGTCGGCGTTGCGCTCGGCTCCTCCATGGCCGGCTGGGTGATCGACGCGGCCGGCGCGAGGACCGGGTACGGGGTTCCGGCGGTGTCCGGAGCCGTCGCGGTCGCGGTCGGTTTCCTCGGGTACCGCCGGCTCAGCAGGCCGGTTCCGCGTCGGGGAGGCACCCTTGAGCAGCACAACGAGCGGGAAGAACGGCACGTGGCGTAA
- a CDS encoding inositol monophosphatase family protein — protein MIDPLHTDLLKLAHEAALRAGELLRDGRPADLAVAATKSSPIDVVTEMDIAAEKLITGLISDHRPDDGFLGEEGASTAGTSGIRWVIDPLDGTVNYLYGLPTWAVSVAAEQNGDTVVGVVFAPMRGETFHAVRGGGAWATGAWEGERRLTCRPAPPLDQALVSTGFNYVAEVRAHQADVAQQLIPLLRDIRRGGSAAVDLCDVAAGRLDGYYERGLHAWDLAAGDLIAREAGALTGGRPGERPSRDLTVAATPGVFEPLQRLLEDFGAWHD, from the coding sequence GTGATCGACCCCCTGCACACGGACCTGCTCAAGCTCGCCCACGAGGCCGCCCTGCGAGCCGGCGAGCTCCTGCGGGACGGCCGCCCGGCCGATCTCGCGGTGGCCGCCACCAAGTCGAGCCCCATCGACGTGGTCACCGAGATGGACATCGCGGCGGAGAAGCTGATCACCGGCCTGATCTCCGACCACCGCCCCGACGACGGCTTCCTCGGCGAGGAGGGGGCCTCCACGGCGGGCACGAGCGGCATCCGCTGGGTGATCGACCCGCTCGACGGCACCGTCAACTACCTGTACGGACTGCCCACTTGGGCTGTCTCCGTCGCCGCCGAGCAGAACGGCGACACGGTCGTGGGCGTGGTCTTCGCCCCGATGCGCGGCGAGACCTTCCACGCGGTCCGCGGCGGCGGAGCCTGGGCCACCGGAGCCTGGGAGGGCGAGCGCAGGCTGACCTGCCGGCCGGCGCCGCCGCTGGACCAGGCCCTGGTGTCGACCGGCTTCAACTACGTCGCCGAGGTCCGCGCCCACCAGGCGGATGTCGCCCAGCAGCTGATCCCGCTCCTGCGCGACATCCGGCGCGGCGGCTCGGCCGCGGTCGACCTCTGCGACGTCGCCGCGGGCCGCCTCGACGGCTACTACGAGCGCGGTCTGCACGCATGGGACCTGGCCGCGGGTGATCTGATCGCCCGGGAGGCGGGCGCGCTGACCGGCGGTCGCCCCGGAGAGCGCCCGTCACGCGACCTGACGGTCGCAGCGACGCCCGGCGTCTTCGAGCCCCTGCAGCGCCTTCTGGAGGACTTCGGGGCCTGGCACGACTGA
- a CDS encoding D-arabinono-1,4-lactone oxidase: MSSTTSGKNGTWRNWAGNVATRPAREVTPASVEELVAAVRQAAEDGLKVKAVGSGHSFTSIATTDGVLIRPQLLTGIRHIDREAGTVTVEAGTPLKRLNMALAREGLSLTNMGDIMVQTVSGATSTGTHGTGRESGSIAAQIRALELVTADGTVLTCSEKENPEVFAAARIGLGALGIVTAITFAVEPIFLLTAREEPMPFEKVLAEFDELWSENEHFEFYWFPHTGNTNTKRNNRSAGPEKPVGQLAGWFEDEFLSNGVFQVAQWVGRAAPGTIPAIARISSKALSARTYTDIPYKVFTSPRRVRFVEMEYAVPREAVAGVLRELKAMVDRSALRVSFPVEVRTAPADDITLSTASGRDSAYIAVHMVKGTPYQAYFTAAERIFTAHEGRPHWGKVHTRDAEYFAGVYPRFGEFTALRDRLDPDRRFQNDYLRRVLGA, from the coding sequence TTGAGCAGCACAACGAGCGGGAAGAACGGCACGTGGCGTAACTGGGCCGGCAACGTCGCCACGCGCCCCGCGCGGGAGGTCACGCCCGCCTCCGTCGAGGAACTGGTCGCGGCCGTGCGGCAGGCCGCCGAGGACGGGCTGAAGGTGAAGGCGGTCGGTTCCGGCCACTCCTTCACGTCGATCGCCACCACCGACGGCGTGTTGATCCGCCCTCAACTGTTGACCGGGATCCGCCACATTGACCGCGAGGCCGGGACCGTCACGGTCGAGGCGGGTACTCCGCTCAAGAGACTCAACATGGCCCTCGCGCGCGAGGGTCTGTCGCTCACGAACATGGGCGACATCATGGTGCAGACGGTCTCCGGAGCCACCAGCACGGGCACGCACGGCACCGGCCGTGAGTCGGGCTCGATAGCCGCGCAGATCAGGGCCCTGGAACTGGTGACGGCCGACGGCACGGTGCTGACCTGCTCCGAAAAGGAGAACCCGGAGGTCTTCGCCGCCGCCCGCATCGGCCTGGGTGCGCTGGGCATCGTCACCGCGATCACCTTCGCCGTGGAGCCGATCTTCCTGCTCACCGCCCGCGAGGAGCCGATGCCGTTCGAGAAGGTTCTCGCCGAGTTCGACGAACTCTGGTCCGAGAACGAGCACTTCGAGTTCTACTGGTTCCCGCACACCGGCAACACCAACACCAAGCGCAACAACCGCAGCGCGGGCCCGGAGAAGCCGGTGGGGCAGCTGGCGGGCTGGTTCGAGGACGAGTTCCTCTCCAACGGCGTCTTCCAGGTGGCCCAGTGGGTCGGCCGAGCGGCGCCCGGCACGATCCCGGCGATCGCCCGGATCTCCAGCAAGGCCCTGTCCGCGCGCACCTACACCGACATTCCCTACAAGGTCTTCACTTCCCCGCGCCGGGTGCGTTTCGTGGAGATGGAGTACGCGGTGCCGCGCGAGGCCGTGGCCGGGGTGCTGCGCGAACTGAAGGCGATGGTCGACCGCTCCGCCCTCAGGGTCAGCTTCCCGGTGGAGGTGCGCACCGCCCCTGCCGACGACATCACCCTCTCCACGGCGTCCGGCCGCGACAGCGCCTACATCGCCGTACACATGGTCAAGGGGACGCCCTATCAGGCGTATTTCACCGCCGCCGAACGCATCTTCACCGCCCACGAGGGCCGGCCGCACTGGGGCAAGGTGCACACGCGCGACGCGGAGTACTTCGCCGGGGTCTATCCGCGCTTCGGCGAGTTCACCGCGCTTCGGGACCGGCTTGATCCGGATCGGCGGTTCCAGAACGACTACTTGCGGAGGGTTCTGGGGGCGTAG